The proteins below come from a single Chitinophaga pinensis DSM 2588 genomic window:
- a CDS encoding DNA-3-methyladenine glycosylase family protein encodes MKNSRLIHIPVTDHDNFSFAECLVFLSRSEKECLHYVQDNAVQKMVISNGHPVLLEISDDPAAKALKARVLDGPGEDIDDAHIIKYISHWLHLEADLRPFYKFAKKDAVLKPLADRYKGLRLIGIPDLFEALTWSITGQQITLGFAYTLRQRFIQAFGHHAVINGKDYYVYPHPAVVASLEPASLIAMQFSRSKADYIIGLAKAMTGGLLTDKQLWEMDYQQARAHLISFRGIGNWSANYVLMKYHRHHEALPLEDAGLHNALKQQLQLTAKPSLADVKAYTGHWREYAAYATFYLWRSLMQ; translated from the coding sequence ATGAAGAACAGCCGATTGATACATATACCTGTTACAGATCATGATAACTTCTCATTCGCAGAATGCCTGGTGTTTCTGAGCAGATCGGAGAAAGAATGTCTGCACTATGTACAGGATAATGCGGTACAGAAAATGGTGATATCCAACGGACACCCTGTATTGCTGGAAATCAGTGATGATCCTGCTGCCAAGGCATTGAAGGCAAGGGTGCTGGACGGACCTGGCGAAGACATCGACGACGCGCATATTATAAAGTATATCAGCCATTGGTTACACCTGGAAGCTGATTTGCGGCCATTTTATAAGTTCGCAAAGAAGGATGCTGTCTTAAAGCCATTAGCTGACCGTTATAAGGGATTGCGACTGATCGGCATTCCTGATTTGTTTGAAGCGCTGACATGGAGTATTACCGGACAACAGATCACCCTGGGATTCGCCTATACATTACGGCAGCGGTTTATCCAGGCATTCGGTCATCACGCTGTAATAAATGGGAAAGACTATTATGTCTATCCACATCCGGCAGTAGTTGCATCACTGGAACCTGCGTCATTGATAGCCATGCAGTTCTCACGTAGTAAGGCGGACTATATCATAGGACTGGCAAAAGCGATGACTGGTGGTCTGCTGACGGATAAGCAGTTATGGGAAATGGATTACCAGCAGGCAAGAGCGCATCTGATCTCTTTCAGGGGGATTGGTAACTGGTCCGCCAATTATGTGCTGATGAAATATCACCGTCATCACGAGGCATTACCGCTGGAGGACGCCGGACTACATAATGCGTTGAAGCAACAGTTACAGCTGACAGCTAAACCGTCGCTGGCAGACGTAAAAGCATACACAGGGCATTGGCGGGAATATGCCGCATATGCCACCTTTTATTTATGGAGATCATTAATGCAATAG
- a CDS encoding ArsR/SmtB family transcription factor produces MDELFKGVADPVRREILSLLRLQPLNVNQINEHFKEISRQAVSKHLQFLEESGWIKIYQAGRERYGYLNKAAFYALKEWLDAYLQWGERSLENDHGVFVEEAAYKQGSPLTQPVMLQAMLSKDKDFDGLFYNAVRTTGIFCKPSCFANPRPDNVTFYITREEALKNGYRACKRCKP; encoded by the coding sequence ATGGACGAGCTATTTAAAGGCGTCGCCGATCCGGTAAGAAGAGAAATCCTGTCACTGCTGCGTCTGCAGCCGCTAAACGTGAACCAGATCAACGAGCACTTCAAGGAGATCTCTCGTCAGGCAGTTTCAAAACACTTACAATTCCTGGAAGAAAGCGGCTGGATAAAGATCTACCAGGCTGGCAGAGAACGCTACGGTTATCTGAATAAAGCCGCATTTTATGCACTGAAAGAGTGGCTGGACGCTTATCTCCAATGGGGAGAACGCTCGCTGGAGAACGATCACGGCGTGTTCGTGGAAGAGGCTGCATACAAGCAGGGATCGCCGCTAACCCAACCCGTGATGCTGCAGGCTATGCTGAGTAAGGATAAAGATTTCGACGGACTTTTCTACAACGCAGTCAGGACTACCGGTATATTCTGCAAGCCCTCTTGCTTTGCAAATCCACGTCCGGATAACGTAACATTTTACATCACCAGGGAAGAGGCATTGAAAAACGGATATCGTGCCTGCAAACGCTGCAAGCCCTGA
- a CDS encoding methylated-DNA--[protein]-cysteine S-methyltransferase encodes MTIEHIHIITTPVGSLTIIGNDHAINTLTFKEGRVPTQEPLSDIMLQCVEEINAYFAGSLQGFNFPVAQPGTEFQQTVWQQLKDIPYGQTISYLQLAKRINNPKSIRAVGTTNGKNRIAIVVPCHRVIGSDGSLTGYAGGLWRKKWLLEHEIKQKFGSLELF; translated from the coding sequence ATGACGATAGAACATATCCATATTATTACTACGCCGGTAGGGTCTCTGACGATTATTGGAAATGACCATGCGATCAATACGCTCACTTTTAAGGAAGGAAGAGTCCCTACACAGGAGCCACTATCCGATATCATGCTACAATGTGTGGAAGAAATAAATGCTTATTTCGCAGGTAGTTTACAGGGATTCAATTTTCCGGTTGCACAACCAGGAACCGAGTTCCAACAAACAGTGTGGCAACAACTGAAAGACATCCCGTATGGCCAGACGATCTCCTATCTGCAGCTGGCTAAACGTATCAATAATCCGAAGAGTATCCGTGCGGTAGGGACGACTAATGGCAAGAACAGGATTGCAATCGTAGTACCTTGTCATCGTGTAATAGGCAGCGATGGTTCGCTGACCGGATATGCAGGTGGATTGTGGCGCAAGAAATGGCTGCTGGAGCATGAAATCAAACAGAAATTCGGTTCACTGGAGCTGTTTTGA